In the genome of Lactuca sativa cultivar Salinas chromosome 3, Lsat_Salinas_v11, whole genome shotgun sequence, the window tgtataaatattaaatcacaatttgttaaatgttagcattttaattaaataattatatttacgtACAACGCGCGAAGATTCGACTAGTAAAGTAATACAAAAGAGAACTTGTTTCTTGTCCTTGCGTACCTATAGTTTTGAGGCCAAGCAAGAGGACAAAAGGTATAAAATTCTCTTTACGTTTTACTATAAGATATAAAACCTATCTTTTTAGCTAAAAGACAAAAGTCTTTCTAGTCCAAAATGGTGTACATGACctaataaatcataccatattatatattatgttatttgccattgaaaattaatatttccataaaataaataatttccaattaattataagagtttattgaatatttattaaaatcaaattctaataaataatcaattatatcaagttgtttgTGTGACTCTTAAGACCATATTTTAAttaacaatatcactttaatacgTCTTTTGAGCATAGTAGATCTTTCAACTCCTAAGTTTACAAGAAACCAACCATCAAGATCCGAAATAGAAGAATTGCAAATGTCAAGAAGTTGCTCAAATGAAATCCCTAAGCTTGCCAAAAGGTTACCTTAACCACAAAGTTCTCTTTAAGTTCTATAAGATATAAAATCTATCTTTTTAGCTAAAAGACAAAAGTCTTTCTAGTCTAAAGTATAACATTAAGCCCGCAAAATTAGGTTCGAGCCTAAGGcgtcgccacgtcgtggccaataCATGACCAGGTCGTGACCACTAAAATAGATCACGACACAAAATTTGTTGTCACGTCGTGGTGATCTTccccaccacgtcgtggccaccaAGATTACACAAgatttaaacatcaaattcatatcTGAAACCGGATGTTACATTCTTACAACCAtagatttagggggtgtttggattagatttttggcttattgcttatagcttatttgtagtgggaataagcaataaacaataaacatggggagagatgcttattaaaattaaCTTATTTAGCCTAATAAGCTGGATTTTATCCAAATATTTAAATTAGCTTATTGTGGAAATAAGCAATAAGCACCTTTTTTTTTCTATCCAAACATCccttaacaaaaaaacaaaaaaacaaaaaacaaaaaacaaaaagaaaaaagaaaacctACAACTAATATTTACTACATAGTACTATTTTTAGAATGCTATAAATAATTTGTTATCGGTTCATCaacttttttaatattttaaataattggtTATTTGTTCATCAACTTTCATTTATGTATTGTTTTTTAGTCAATATTTCTGAACATATTTCTTTTAAAGTAGTCAAAGCATTAAAAGCCAACTACATTCTTATAGCATCGAGAGCCCTTTAAAAGGGCGTTCTTGTGTCTGTAATTGTGGCAACCTAATTTTAGTGTATGAACTTTCACCAAGAACTAGCCTTGGTGGCGCTCTTTCCATTTTCAACCTCAAACCACCGCTAATGGAACCCAACAATTCAATCAATCAAATCGACAATCACATCGACGATGATGGTGATCAGAAGTCATTTCCGAGCCACCCTCGTCAGATCATCACCTATTCAAGAAAGAGAAAACACTCTCAATCTCAATCTCAGGTAATCACACCAATCGATTCAACACAAGTAAACCCTCTTTCCGAATCATCAGTTCTAGGGCTTGTTCTCCTTGCTCATACCTTCTCATACAATATTCAAAACCTCACTGAGTCTCTCCTTCTCGAAATCCTCGCAAGATTGCCCCTGAAATCACTTTTTAGGTTCAAATGTGTTTGCAAACACTGGCTAGACCTAATTTCTCAGCCTTCATTTTCCCGTTTCTATTGCTCGCGTATGCTCAGCGCATCGTCATCATCCATACCTTTCAGAATTTTGTACAGGTACATTTATGTGTCGAAATTCACAGACGTTCTTGATCGATTCCGTCCCGAGAATTACAATTCCTCAAAATTCTCGGTCCTTTTTCTCTCTACTATCGAAGAACAACAACAATCTGATCAATTCAAAGTCTTGGGTGTCAGCAATGGCTTGGTTCTCTGTTGTTTATTGGGACCTCTGGTTTACTATGTTTGCGATCCGGTAACCAGACAGTCGGTTACTTTACCTCGACCGAAAGACAGATCCACAAATCGCCACCCAATTTTCTTCGGCGAGGGATTTGTTAGTAaagtaaacgaagacaatgttctcgtaagcttcacCGTTGTCAGAGTAGAACTACTCAGTTCACCCTCAAACTATCTCAATCTAGAAACTTTTTCATCTGATACTGGAAAATGGGCCGATTATAAGCTACCCTGTAGTAAACCAATCGCCCTTCTGAAACGAGGTGGAGGTCCTATCACCTATAAGGGCATCCTTCATTGGTTTGTCGACATTCATGGCATGGTTGCTTTTGATCCTTACCGAAATCAAAAATCTTGTCGCGTTATTCCATTCCCAGATGAAAGAGACATCGACAGTGAGTACGAATATGAAGGGATTTATCGATTATGTGATGAAACGCAAGGTAAGCTTCGATTTTTCGAGGTGTCACCTGAACCTTCTTCGTTTTACTGTTTTAGCATGTGGGATTTGAAAGATTATGAGAAAGGAGAATGGTGTTCTGAGTTTAAAGTGACTCGGAGTGATCTTTCATCTTCTGATCCTGAGTTAACCTCCTGGTTAATGACTGCTAATTTTCTTCCATTATCGTTCAACCCTTTCGATCTGAATATTGTTTACCTGAGGTGTGAGGAGCTTAATTGTGTTGTATCCTATGATATCGAGAATAAAAGGTTAGATGTGGCTTGTAAACCTATTGGTGTTGTTGAAGATCTTTCATGGCGAGTGGTGGTGCCATTTGTGATTCCGAGGTGGCCAACTCGAGTTCCGATTCCGCGTGTTCCGAAGAAGGCTGCGAAGGGGAAAGGTGGACATCGCAAGCGTTCGTATAGAATCTATACTCGTTTTTAGAATTTAGATATGGGGAAGTTTGTAGTGATATgtgttgtttgtttgtgtttttgCAACTTTTGATATGTTATAGTTTGAGTCTTTAAAAGTTAAGGTGTTTTAATAATGAATAAAACTAGTTTTTTTTGGGGGGGATGTATAATGCCTTTGTTGGTCTTTTTCTCCATATCTATGATGCAATATTGTTTGTGTAATTGAGGGTCGCAGAAGAATGAGAAGCCTATATGAAGCCATTTTGTTTATATCATAGAATTGATAGGTGTCTACAATCGAGATTGACTTAGGACATTTCTAATggttaatttattaaaaaaccgTTTAGTTTTGTCACATTTTCATTAATATTTTAACTATTTTAGCCTTAATTTTATGAAACATTAACcttcttttttaatttattttatctatatatatatatatatatatatatatatatatatatatatatatatatatatatatatatatatatatagagagagagagagagagagagagagagagagagagcatttCAATGATATATTTATCCATAAATAAGAAGTTATTCtctattttgtatgtttaataaaataaattaaataggCAAAATATTAGTAAAATATAGAATAGTTTAATATGATTAAAgggtaaaataaaatattataaacaCTCTTACAACAACCGCTTAGAAAACTCTAAATGATTGCAGTGACCTCTACAAATAATCTGTCTTATATCTAAtgataaaaacatttttaaacgtttttttttttcaaattgaaaaaaaaactattatgttTTTATTGGTGATTGATACTTATCTTATTATAAAGTTTTACGGTTAATATGATCATAAAAGTTTTACGGTTAATATGATCATAAATTCATATCCATGAAAAAAGGTTCGTGATGTAGCTTTATCTGACATAAAAACACATTTTTTATTGTAAAACTCTCCTAAATTTAGGTTGCGAATTtaggagtttgaaaaaaaaatctaaggTTTTGATGAAGATCTAGTATTCTAATTTTCAAGTAAGAAAAAAAATGTCATAATGGATGATATTAAGATAGAGAAGTAGGTTTTTTTTATGCATATGGAGAGAAGAGTAAAATATGAGATTTTTATTTTCTTCTCAAAAtggaaatgaaaaatatttttgacttACTCAAAGAATTTTAAGATAAAAAATGGGATGAAGGAAACAAGGAAGAAGAAAACAAAATTTGGGTTTAGATTAGTTATAATGCCAAACATTGTGTGTTTTTGCAAAGGAGACTTCAACCACGAAGCGAGGGATTTTCCCATGCCTATGAAGAAGAATTTTGGCAGCGATTGTGGGTGTAGTCGTGAATTGGCGATCTAAACGCGCTAGGTGTATGGGAATTTTGTGATAAAAGATAAAAAGTTGGACAAATTAGTGTATTTGACATCTAAATATGATTATTTTGGTGAATAACTCAAAATTTTTACATGTTTCATTAAACGTTGATTTTGAAGCATATACTTAAAATAGAAGTTTAATAAAAGGACTTATGTATTAAGTGTGTCTTTGTATAAACAATTCTTGTTTGTTAACAGATTAAAGGTAACGATTTTGTTACTTCTCTTGATATTGATAATGACATCATTTTCTCTTATTACTTCTTTGATGTGGTTTAATTATGAAAATGAAATAGGTGCTCTTTGTGATTCTTTCTAATTTAGGTATTGATTTGTTGGATTCTTTAACATAAATCATGCTTTAGAAGCATGTGATCTACAAAGAGCGTAAAAAGGGTGCATGCGCTTTTGTTGGGTTTTATTCAAAATCGTTTTCACAAAAAAACGCTAAAACGATTATAAATGCAATAAAACttgaataataataaaatcattttatacCTACCAATGGTCATTTTGCAATCATGGAAAAATTAAATCAACAATAAAGAGGAAAAGATTACAATCTTTGAAGTCTATAATTCTCATGGGAGATTGAAAGTTGATGAAGTGAAGCAAAAGACTCAAAATAGAGGCTATCTATATGTATCCACCAAGCAAAGATAAATCACTTCTAAGATGCTAGGCTTCACTTGTATGAAACAtttcttaagccattaagaactaATACTAAATTAGTCTTAAGGAGAAGCAACTTTATAAACACCCTAGAAACAAACAAGTTGCAAGAgatggagagagaaagatctctAAAGCTCATGATTTTCGTAGAGAAAAGGAGAAGAAAAAAACTTAGAAAAACTAGCTCAAAAGTCTTGCTATTCTTCTCTTTATATGCATACATGCATGTAAGAAGGACCATACCTTTTAATAAATGAAAGAATGGTGTAAATAAGAAGCATGGTGGTGTAAGAGGTTGCTTCACAAGCAACCTCACCATGCCTTGGACAAGCCACGACTTTGGCTTGtaaaaataaaagagattttGTCTTTTATTCCTTCTTATTTACTAGCATTTGCATCTTATAATTATGTAACCTATATCTATATAAATGGAATTAAAAAGGTCCAAAGAGATGTACAAAACATATAAAATCATACTTTATGATTTATTAGTTGTTTTCTCTCttgaaaaatattatttccataaataataattttccaattaaagataagtgttgataatatttattagtaatcaaattctaataaataatcaataagtGATAATTTTCTATATGGTATGGCCTTATAGGCTCATATATGATTAGCAAATATCAGTCTATAATGAATCTTGCATATATAGATCTTTCAATCTCTCACTTTTACAAGATTCATCATAATTGATATAAACAACGGTGAAGGTATAGCAACATTTCACCGCCGCTAATAACTCAAGACGAAAATGACATTCATCAACATGTGATTCTCaaaagctcaaagctacaattgATGTATGAgat includes:
- the LOC111904293 gene encoding F-box protein At1g49990 → MEPNNSINQIDNHIDDDGDQKSFPSHPRQIITYSRKRKHSQSQSQVITPIDSTQVNPLSESSVLGLVLLAHTFSYNIQNLTESLLLEILARLPLKSLFRFKCVCKHWLDLISQPSFSRFYCSRMLSASSSSIPFRILYRYIYVSKFTDVLDRFRPENYNSSKFSVLFLSTIEEQQQSDQFKVLGVSNGLVLCCLLGPLVYYVCDPVTRQSVTLPRPKDRSTNRHPIFFGEGFVSKVNEDNVLVSFTVVRVELLSSPSNYLNLETFSSDTGKWADYKLPCSKPIALLKRGGGPITYKGILHWFVDIHGMVAFDPYRNQKSCRVIPFPDERDIDSEYEYEGIYRLCDETQGKLRFFEVSPEPSSFYCFSMWDLKDYEKGEWCSEFKVTRSDLSSSDPELTSWLMTANFLPLSFNPFDLNIVYLRCEELNCVVSYDIENKRLDVACKPIGVVEDLSWRVVVPFVIPRWPTRVPIPRVPKKAAKGKGGHRKRSYRIYTRF